One segment of Lutra lutra chromosome 12, mLutLut1.2, whole genome shotgun sequence DNA contains the following:
- the GALR1 gene encoding galanin receptor type 1: protein MELAAGNLSEGNASGPEPPSPEPRPLFGVGVENFVTLVLFGLIFVFGVLGNSLVITVLARSQPGKPRSTTNLFILNLSIADLAYLLFCIPFQATVYALPTWVLGAFICRFIHYFFTVSMLVSIFTLTAMSVDRYVAIVHSRRSSSLRVSRNALLGLGFIWALSIAMALPVAYHHRLFHWEVSNQTFCWEQWPNQGHKKAYVVCTFVFGYLLPLLLICFCYAKVLSHLHKKLKNMSKKSEASKKKTAQTILVVVVVFGISWLPHHVINLWAEFGVFPLTPASFLFRIAAHCLAYSNSSVNPIIYAFLSENFRKAYKQVFKCHIRSTSPLNDGKENRSRVDNPLSTNCTHV, encoded by the exons ATGGAGCTCGCGGCCGGGAACCTCAGCGAGGGGAACGCAAGCGGGCCCGAGCCCCCCTCCCCGGAGCCCAGGCCGCTCTTCGGCGTCGGCGTGGAGAACTTCGTCACGCTGGTGCTGTTCGGCCTGATCTTCGTGTTCGGCGTGCTGGGCAACAGCCTGGTGATCACCGTGCTGGCGCGCAGCCAGCCGGGCAAGCCGCGCAGCACCACCAACCTGTTCATCCTCAACCTGAGCATCGCGGACCTGGCCTACCTGCTCTTCTGCATCCCCTTCCAGGCCACGGTGTACGCGCTGCCTACCTGGGTGCTGGGCGCCTTCATCTGCAGGTTCATCCACTACTTCTTCACCGTCTCTATGCTGGTCAGCATCTTCACCCTGACCGCGATGTCGGtggaccgctatgtggccatcgtGCACTCTCGGCGCTCCTCCTCCCTGCGGGTGTCTCGCAACGCGCTGCTGGGCCTGGGCTTCATCTGGGCGCTGTCCATCGCGATGGCCTTGCCCGTGGCCTACCACCACCGCCTCTTCCACTGGGAAGTCAGCAACCAGACCTTCTGCTGGGAGCAGTGGCCCAACCAGGGCCACAAGAAGGCCTATGTGGTGTGCACGTTTGTCTTTGGTTACCTGCTGCCGCTTCTGCTCATTTGCTTCTGCTACGCTAAG GTCCTGAGTCACTTGCATAAAAAGTTGAAGAACATGTCAAAGAAGTCGGAAGCATCAAAGAAAAAG aCCGCGCAGACCATTCTGGTGGTGGTCGTGGTTTTCGGGATATCCTGGCTGCCTCACCACGTCATCAATCTCTGGGCTGAGTTTGGGGTTTTCCCGCTGACCCCCGCCTCTTTCCTCTTCAGAATCGCTGCCCACTGCCTGGCCTATAGCAACTCCTCGGTGAACCCCATCATATACGCTTTTCTGTCTGAGAATTTCAGGAAGGCCTACAAGCAGGTGTTCAAGTGCCACATTCGCAGCACCTCGCCTCTTAATGACGGTAAAGAGAACAGGAGTCGGGTAGACAACCCTCTGTCCACCAACTGCACTCACGTGTGA